Proteins from a single region of Catenulispora acidiphila DSM 44928:
- a CDS encoding M20/M25/M40 family metallo-hydrolase has translation MKPFTSSGAVTETYALGLLRNMLEIPSVSYHERALADFLIGAMTDLGFQAHIDEVGNTVGVIDRGAGPTVMLLGHLDTVSGVLPVRPLDGRLYGRGAVDAKGPLAAMICAAAGAADFRGRLVVIGVVEEETPRSRGAMAIRATHERPDALIVGEPSGWSSVVLGYKGKLDLRYTVRCPATHPSNPAPKASELAVACWDALVELLGPEAGHDVFGQPGASLVRISGDQALATADLSVRTPPGFDVEELVRGLRDRLPIGELEVLNSVAACRVGRADPAVRALVSGIRRLHAQPRLVVKTATSDMNTLAEVWDIPMATYGPGDSALDHADDEHIMLSDFRRGIDVLTIAISELAQLPARSGVR, from the coding sequence ATGAAGCCGTTCACCTCCTCCGGCGCCGTCACCGAGACCTACGCGCTGGGACTGCTGCGGAACATGCTGGAGATCCCCTCGGTCTCCTACCACGAGCGCGCGCTGGCCGACTTCCTGATCGGCGCCATGACCGACCTGGGCTTCCAGGCGCACATCGACGAGGTCGGCAACACCGTCGGGGTCATCGACCGCGGCGCGGGTCCGACCGTGATGCTGTTGGGCCACCTGGACACCGTCTCCGGCGTGCTGCCGGTCCGCCCCCTGGACGGCCGCCTGTACGGCCGCGGTGCGGTCGACGCCAAGGGTCCGCTCGCAGCGATGATCTGCGCCGCAGCCGGCGCGGCGGACTTCCGTGGCCGCCTGGTCGTGATCGGCGTCGTGGAGGAGGAGACCCCGCGCTCGCGCGGCGCGATGGCGATCCGCGCCACCCACGAGCGGCCCGACGCGCTCATCGTCGGCGAGCCCAGCGGCTGGTCCAGCGTGGTGCTCGGCTACAAGGGCAAGCTGGATCTGCGCTACACCGTCCGCTGCCCGGCCACCCACCCGAGCAACCCCGCGCCGAAGGCTTCCGAGCTGGCGGTCGCCTGCTGGGACGCGCTGGTCGAGCTGCTCGGTCCGGAAGCCGGGCACGACGTCTTCGGTCAGCCGGGCGCCTCACTCGTGCGGATCAGCGGCGATCAGGCGCTCGCCACAGCGGATCTCAGTGTCCGTACTCCGCCCGGATTCGACGTCGAGGAACTGGTGCGCGGTCTGCGGGACCGGCTGCCGATCGGCGAGCTGGAAGTGCTGAACTCGGTCGCCGCCTGCCGTGTGGGCCGCGCCGACCCGGCGGTCCGCGCCCTGGTCTCCGGCATCCGCCGGCTGCACGCGCAGCCGCGGCTGGTGGTCAAGACCGCCACCTCGGACATGAACACCCTCGCCGAGGTCTGGGACATCCCGATGGCCACCTACGGGCCCGGCGACAGCGCCCTGGACCACGCCGACGACGAACACATCATGCTCTCGGACTTCCGGCGCGGCATCGACGTGCTGACGATCGCCATCTCGGAGCTGGCCCAGCTGCCCGCCCGCTCGGGCGTCCGGTGA
- a CDS encoding RimK family alpha-L-glutamate ligase has product MSATPQRPGESRIAVLASRVGADEKRLFDAFDRRGVPFEHVDTRRQWYVAGHSGGRSFDLALNREIGQVRAAYAARSLSAAGVTVVNSAEATEVCGDKWRTTQALEEAGLPTPRTALALTSTSALEALEVIGYPALIKPLVGSWGRLVVPLRDRAGAEAVLEYVAALPGPQSHLAYVQELIDKPGRDIRAIVVGGEVLGAVYRSGESLRTNVALGGQTRPCEVTPEIAKFSVGAADAVGADIAGVDLIEDRDGRLLVLEVNHRVEFTGFQSALAEQVNVADHIVEHLLERAHR; this is encoded by the coding sequence GTGTCAGCGACACCACAGCGCCCGGGCGAGAGCAGGATCGCGGTGCTCGCCAGCAGGGTCGGCGCAGACGAGAAGCGACTGTTCGACGCCTTCGACCGACGCGGCGTCCCCTTCGAGCACGTCGATACCCGCCGGCAGTGGTACGTGGCCGGGCACAGTGGCGGCCGGTCCTTCGATCTCGCCCTGAACCGGGAGATCGGCCAGGTCCGCGCGGCTTACGCGGCTCGCTCTCTGAGCGCCGCCGGAGTCACCGTGGTCAATAGCGCCGAGGCGACCGAGGTGTGCGGCGACAAGTGGCGCACCACGCAAGCGTTGGAGGAGGCCGGGCTGCCCACACCGCGTACCGCCCTGGCTCTGACCTCGACATCCGCCCTGGAAGCCCTGGAGGTCATCGGCTATCCCGCCCTGATCAAGCCGCTGGTCGGCTCGTGGGGACGGCTGGTGGTCCCGCTGCGCGACCGCGCCGGCGCCGAAGCAGTGCTCGAATACGTCGCAGCGCTGCCCGGTCCGCAGTCGCACCTGGCCTACGTCCAGGAGCTGATCGACAAGCCCGGCCGGGACATCAGGGCGATCGTGGTCGGCGGCGAGGTGCTGGGCGCCGTCTACCGCAGCGGCGAATCCCTGCGGACCAACGTGGCGCTCGGCGGGCAGACGCGGCCGTGCGAGGTCACGCCGGAGATCGCGAAGTTCTCCGTCGGCGCCGCGGACGCCGTCGGCGCCGACATCGCCGGGGTGGACCTGATCGAGGACCGGGACGGCCGGTTGCTGGTCCTGGAGGTCAACCACCGGGTCGAGTTCACCGGCTTCCAGTCCGCGCTCGCCGAGCAGGTGAACGTCGCGGACCACATCGTCGAGCATCTACTGGAACGAGCGCACCGATGA
- a CDS encoding sulfotransferase-like domain-containing protein — translation MGHTPEPIPVLALWSAPRSRSTAFARMMAERDDRVVVHEPFSQVVDFGEVKVGGQLAHSEAGVLEVLRAIAAESPVFFKDTTDFHYPTVLADRDFLASATHTFIIRHPAEAIASHRALAPELGRDEIGFARLYELFAAVQAATGATPVVIDSDDLLDRPAQTVRAYCEAVGIPFLPEALSWEPGMRSEWQATSRWHASTSRTAGFQRAGDGDATAERARALEAVEADPVLRAHHDHHLPYYEKLRAAALRP, via the coding sequence GTGGGACACACACCGGAGCCGATACCGGTGCTCGCATTGTGGAGCGCGCCTCGTTCGCGCTCCACGGCCTTCGCCCGGATGATGGCTGAGCGCGACGACCGCGTCGTCGTGCACGAACCGTTCTCGCAGGTGGTCGACTTCGGTGAGGTGAAGGTCGGCGGGCAGCTCGCGCACAGCGAGGCCGGGGTGCTGGAGGTGTTGCGCGCCATCGCGGCGGAATCGCCGGTGTTCTTTAAGGACACCACGGACTTCCACTATCCGACGGTGCTCGCCGACCGGGACTTCCTGGCCTCGGCGACCCACACCTTCATCATCCGGCACCCGGCCGAGGCCATCGCCTCGCATCGCGCGCTCGCCCCGGAGCTGGGCCGCGACGAGATCGGGTTCGCCCGGCTGTATGAGCTGTTCGCGGCTGTGCAGGCCGCCACCGGAGCCACGCCGGTCGTGATCGACTCCGACGACCTGCTCGACCGGCCGGCGCAGACCGTCCGGGCGTACTGCGAGGCGGTCGGCATCCCCTTCCTGCCGGAGGCGCTGAGCTGGGAGCCGGGCATGCGCTCGGAGTGGCAGGCGACGAGCAGGTGGCACGCCTCGACCAGCCGGACCGCCGGCTTCCAGCGCGCCGGCGACGGTGACGCGACCGCGGAGCGCGCGCGGGCCCTGGAGGCGGTCGAGGCGGACCCGGTTCTGCGGGCCCACCACGATCACCACCTGCCCTACTACGAGAAGCTGCGCGCCGCCGCGCTCCGGCCCTGA
- a CDS encoding BtrH N-terminal domain-containing protein, with protein sequence MTVTTTTRTSMIRGPEPDWWYRDLISCLQATFGTVLSRAGVDPLSVLGAGWRFLHLPGDVRSEEFYYPCLPDASGEVDLGAALAPHHDLHARWWQPADEDDLWHEVRQTLVEDRLVIAAVDNFHLPFRPAFGDVHAAHLVVVYGLDETRGVVYVCDAMPPAFRGAVPIRDFLRSWGSANPNDVQDAFFSNSQIGRRCLDVRLGAKPEPLTPELLGSFLRTDIEANTADASIRTGLAGFDAFAAELLDRCRAGDAEALTELYPFGWAMQAQASLHGELLRSCGRAWDDPALAGAGRLVELVAHQWTGLRFTGAHGLTDPQSAVADIARHTTTLRGNFARALDAVGAAAARL encoded by the coding sequence ATGACCGTCACGACGACGACCCGGACCTCGATGATCAGGGGTCCGGAGCCCGACTGGTGGTACCGCGACCTGATCAGCTGCCTGCAGGCCACGTTCGGCACGGTGCTGAGCCGGGCCGGCGTCGATCCGCTGAGCGTGCTCGGCGCGGGCTGGCGCTTCCTGCACCTGCCCGGCGACGTCCGGTCCGAGGAGTTCTACTACCCGTGCCTGCCGGACGCCTCCGGAGAAGTGGACCTCGGCGCCGCGCTGGCGCCGCACCACGATCTGCACGCGCGCTGGTGGCAGCCCGCCGACGAGGACGACCTGTGGCACGAGGTGCGGCAGACGCTGGTCGAGGACCGGCTGGTCATCGCCGCCGTGGACAACTTCCATCTGCCCTTCCGCCCCGCCTTCGGCGATGTGCACGCCGCGCACCTGGTCGTGGTCTACGGCCTGGACGAGACGCGCGGGGTCGTCTATGTCTGCGACGCTATGCCGCCGGCGTTCCGCGGCGCCGTCCCGATCCGGGACTTCCTGCGCAGCTGGGGCTCGGCCAACCCGAACGACGTCCAGGACGCGTTCTTCAGCAACTCCCAGATCGGCCGGCGCTGCCTGGACGTCCGGCTCGGCGCCAAGCCCGAGCCGCTGACGCCCGAGCTGCTCGGCAGCTTCCTGCGCACCGACATCGAAGCCAACACCGCCGATGCCTCCATCCGCACCGGGCTGGCCGGATTCGACGCGTTCGCCGCCGAACTGCTGGACCGCTGCCGCGCCGGGGACGCCGAGGCGCTCACCGAGCTGTATCCGTTCGGCTGGGCGATGCAGGCGCAGGCCTCGCTGCACGGCGAGCTGCTGCGCAGCTGCGGCCGAGCCTGGGACGACCCGGCGCTGGCCGGAGCCGGGCGGCTGGTCGAGCTGGTCGCGCACCAGTGGACCGGATTGCGGTTCACCGGCGCGCACGGCCTCACCGACCCCCAGTCGGCCGTGGCCGACATCGCCCGCCACACCACCACGCTGCGCGGGAACTTCGCGCGCGCGCTCGACGCCGTCGGCGCGGCCGCGGCGCGCCTGTGA
- a CDS encoding DegT/DnrJ/EryC1/StrS family aminotransferase, which translates to MMSKLAAFGGTAAVPKHRRRSEWPLVEDDDRKAVITVLDGARLVSDTDGENPVAALEQDWARQFGYGHCVAVSNGTAALSLALSALGIGPGDEVIVPALSFIATGLAPVHQMAVPVFADIDPVTFNLDPDDLERRITARTAAIIPVHLHGAPADMDRIMAIAARHGIPVLEDAAQAPGATHRGRPVGSIGAAGVFSLQVSKNIPTCGEGGLLVTGDADLAAAMRRGRQFGEVIEAGRERDYVSYGLGWNHKMNGLQAAFTSSQLTRFEDYERARQANIGAFLARLAKLPGIQVPTALADTTHVWHILRFRFDPAAFGLDGVPPEALRSTLRRLLRAEGVPMSQYQLMPLPDQKVFVDRLGFGVGHHPWALTGAPGTVAGEGYPVTREVIADSLTIQKRHLHPEAGDLLALYADAFEKVWAAGDMVATLAKAAS; encoded by the coding sequence ATGATGAGCAAGCTCGCAGCATTCGGCGGTACCGCGGCCGTGCCGAAACACCGGCGCCGCTCGGAGTGGCCGCTGGTCGAGGACGACGATCGCAAAGCCGTGATAACCGTGCTGGACGGCGCGCGCCTGGTGTCCGACACCGACGGGGAGAACCCGGTGGCGGCGCTGGAGCAGGACTGGGCGCGGCAGTTCGGATACGGGCACTGCGTCGCGGTCTCCAACGGCACCGCCGCACTGTCCCTGGCCTTGTCCGCGCTCGGCATCGGGCCGGGCGACGAGGTGATCGTGCCGGCGCTGAGCTTCATCGCCACCGGGCTGGCGCCGGTCCACCAGATGGCCGTGCCGGTGTTCGCCGACATCGACCCGGTGACCTTCAATCTCGACCCGGACGACCTCGAGCGCCGCATCACCGCCCGGACCGCGGCGATCATCCCCGTGCACCTGCACGGCGCCCCGGCCGACATGGACCGGATCATGGCGATCGCGGCCCGGCACGGCATCCCGGTGCTCGAGGACGCCGCGCAGGCGCCCGGGGCGACGCACCGCGGCCGCCCGGTCGGCTCGATCGGCGCCGCCGGCGTGTTCAGCCTGCAGGTCAGCAAGAACATCCCGACCTGCGGCGAGGGCGGCCTGCTGGTGACCGGGGATGCGGACCTGGCCGCGGCGATGCGCCGCGGACGGCAGTTCGGCGAGGTGATCGAGGCCGGGCGCGAACGCGACTACGTGTCCTACGGTCTGGGCTGGAACCACAAGATGAACGGCTTGCAGGCCGCGTTCACCAGCTCGCAGCTGACCCGGTTCGAGGACTACGAGCGCGCGCGGCAGGCCAACATCGGCGCGTTCCTGGCGCGGTTGGCGAAGCTGCCGGGCATCCAAGTGCCGACCGCGCTCGCCGACACCACGCACGTCTGGCACATCCTGCGGTTCCGCTTCGACCCGGCCGCGTTCGGCCTGGACGGCGTGCCGCCGGAGGCACTGCGCTCGACGCTGCGGCGGCTGTTGCGCGCCGAGGGCGTGCCGATGTCGCAGTACCAGCTGATGCCGCTGCCCGATCAGAAGGTGTTCGTCGACCGGCTCGGCTTCGGCGTGGGACACCATCCGTGGGCGCTGACCGGTGCCCCGGGAACCGTGGCGGGCGAAGGCTATCCGGTGACCCGCGAGGTCATCGCCGATTCGCTGACCATCCAGAAGCGGCACCTCCATCCGGAGGCCGGCGATCTGCTGGCGCTGTACGCGGACGCCTTCGAAAAGGTGTGGGCCGCCGGCGACATGGTGGCCACGCTGGCGAAGGCGGCGTCATGA
- a CDS encoding transketolase, which produces MTVTQLLEREALDTLETIATRIRSHVIDMCAGPEGGHLGGAFSCADVLTALYFSVLNVDPDRPDDPDRDRFLLSKGHAAVGLYATLAERGFFPVRELAGYGRPGSRLMGHPVRAVPGVELPTGSLGHGLALACGFALANRYAGRTSRSFVLLGDGELQEGSVWEAVIAAASLKLDRLVAIVDRNGLQLTGATEDIAPMEPLAERWRSFGWSVRDVDGHDPALLAELLDGAPWEPGKPSVLIARTVKGHGLPFLAGRSSSHYVTLSPRNHARAHNALPRTESLR; this is translated from the coding sequence ATGACCGTCACGCAGCTCCTGGAGCGGGAGGCGCTGGACACTCTGGAGACGATCGCGACCCGCATCCGCTCGCACGTCATCGACATGTGCGCCGGACCTGAGGGCGGTCATCTCGGCGGGGCGTTCTCCTGCGCCGATGTGCTCACCGCGCTGTATTTCTCGGTGCTGAACGTGGATCCGGACCGGCCGGACGACCCGGATCGCGACCGGTTCCTGCTCAGCAAGGGCCATGCCGCGGTGGGTCTGTACGCGACGCTGGCCGAGCGGGGCTTCTTCCCGGTGCGCGAGCTGGCCGGATACGGACGTCCCGGCAGCAGGCTGATGGGGCATCCGGTCCGCGCGGTACCCGGCGTGGAGCTGCCGACCGGGTCGCTCGGGCACGGGCTCGCGCTGGCGTGCGGCTTCGCGCTCGCCAATCGGTACGCCGGACGCACCTCGCGCAGCTTCGTCCTGCTCGGCGACGGCGAGTTGCAGGAGGGCTCGGTGTGGGAGGCGGTGATCGCGGCCGCTTCACTGAAGCTGGACCGGCTGGTCGCCATCGTGGACCGCAACGGACTTCAGTTGACCGGCGCGACCGAGGACATCGCTCCGATGGAGCCGCTGGCTGAGCGCTGGCGCAGTTTCGGATGGTCGGTGCGCGACGTGGACGGGCACGACCCGGCGCTGCTGGCCGAGCTGCTGGACGGCGCGCCGTGGGAGCCGGGCAAGCCGAGCGTGCTGATCGCGCGGACGGTGAAGGGCCATGGGCTTCCGTTCCTGGCCGGACGCAGCTCCAGTCACTACGTGACGCTCTCGCCGCGCAACCACGCCCGGGCGCACAACGCGCTGCCGAGGACGGAGTCGCTGCGATGA
- a CDS encoding transketolase family protein, with translation MNRATREAYRDTLIPLLSRHPELMCLDSDTGLFGADHVAEAGEQYLNLGIAEQNLMGVAAGMAACGRVPFVNTMAAFAASRALESIKIDIAYNRLPVRIMATHGGLAAGHLGPTHQALEDLAVLRVLPGMTVVVPADAAATEAFVEQSVTLPGPLYVRLGRKPTPPLPEGPPPVIGQAQWLRHGEDVVLVACGPYPVLACLDAADELAGHGIEASVLNMHTLRPLDTGTLIAAARPARLVVTLEEHWRSGGLGGAVAEALAESEPVRVLRLGVPDTFVSEVGNQEHLVRHYDLTAERVVGAVRAALDTSARSDRPARPDRPAIPDYDKELVS, from the coding sequence ATGAACCGCGCGACCCGCGAGGCGTACCGGGACACGCTGATTCCGTTGCTGAGCCGGCATCCGGAGCTGATGTGTCTGGACTCTGACACCGGTCTGTTCGGCGCCGATCATGTTGCCGAGGCCGGCGAGCAGTACCTGAACCTCGGCATCGCCGAGCAGAACCTGATGGGTGTGGCCGCCGGGATGGCCGCGTGCGGACGAGTGCCGTTCGTCAACACGATGGCCGCCTTCGCCGCGTCCCGGGCGCTGGAGTCGATCAAGATCGACATCGCCTACAACCGGTTGCCGGTGCGCATCATGGCCACCCACGGCGGTTTGGCCGCCGGCCATTTGGGACCGACGCACCAGGCGCTGGAAGACCTCGCTGTACTGCGGGTGCTGCCCGGGATGACCGTGGTGGTCCCGGCGGACGCCGCCGCGACGGAGGCGTTCGTCGAGCAGAGTGTGACGCTGCCCGGACCGCTGTACGTCCGGCTCGGCCGCAAGCCGACGCCGCCGCTGCCCGAAGGCCCGCCGCCGGTCATCGGTCAGGCGCAGTGGCTGCGGCACGGCGAGGACGTCGTGCTGGTCGCCTGCGGTCCCTACCCGGTGCTCGCCTGCCTGGACGCCGCGGATGAGCTGGCCGGCCACGGCATCGAAGCGAGCGTGCTGAACATGCACACTCTGCGGCCGCTGGACACCGGGACGCTGATCGCCGCGGCCCGTCCGGCGCGGCTGGTGGTGACTCTGGAAGAGCACTGGCGCAGCGGCGGCCTGGGCGGCGCGGTGGCCGAGGCGCTGGCGGAGTCCGAGCCCGTCAGGGTGCTGCGACTCGGCGTGCCGGACACCTTCGTCAGCGAGGTCGGCAACCAGGAACACCTCGTCAGGCATTACGACCTCACCGCGGAGCGGGTCGTGGGGGCGGTCCGTGCCGCCCTCGACACCTCGGCCCGATCCGACAGACCTGCCAGACCCGACAGACCCGCCATACCCGACTACGACAAGGAGCTCGTTTCATGA
- the lysW gene encoding lysine biosynthesis protein LysW — translation MITNVAQACPECEEPVELAEAVRLNEIVECAGCRSELEIVALDPPVLALAPEVEEDWGE, via the coding sequence ATGATCACGAACGTCGCCCAAGCCTGCCCCGAATGCGAGGAGCCGGTGGAGCTGGCCGAGGCGGTGCGCCTGAACGAGATCGTCGAGTGCGCCGGCTGCCGCAGCGAGCTGGAGATCGTGGCGCTGGACCCGCCGGTGCTGGCGCTGGCGCCGGAGGTCGAAGAGGACTGGGGCGAGTAG
- a CDS encoding 2OG-Fe dioxygenase family protein, with amino-acid sequence MTTDSAIFSVTLAAVKDLAESGTHLLGASEFSSLTNSTPQDWARFGQNWDDLKLDTYMADGGTYRYRRYDQFVVDVEAERIILLQHGPYRQEADINKLNGGIDRVYEPLTAAFLDDPLFRNILMELALIFSGVEDVKKWNVKVTPIRIIATQDQAGQPTPEGRHSDGATFITSLMIGRTNVVGADSSVYSPDGEALITTMLAEPGEILLSDDRRTLHDVTPVRPGEAGQPAHRDVLIMAYTAL; translated from the coding sequence ATGACCACCGACAGCGCGATCTTCAGCGTCACCCTTGCCGCCGTCAAGGATCTGGCCGAGTCCGGCACCCACCTGCTCGGCGCTTCGGAGTTCTCCTCGTTGACGAACTCCACGCCGCAGGACTGGGCGCGCTTCGGCCAGAACTGGGACGACCTCAAGCTCGACACCTATATGGCAGACGGTGGGACCTACCGCTACCGGCGGTACGACCAGTTCGTGGTCGACGTCGAGGCCGAGCGCATCATCTTGCTCCAGCACGGTCCATACCGTCAGGAAGCTGATATCAATAAGCTCAATGGCGGGATCGACCGGGTCTATGAGCCGCTCACCGCGGCGTTCCTGGACGACCCGCTGTTCCGCAACATCCTGATGGAGCTGGCGCTCATCTTCAGCGGCGTCGAGGACGTCAAGAAGTGGAACGTCAAGGTGACGCCCATCCGGATCATCGCCACGCAGGACCAGGCGGGGCAGCCGACGCCGGAGGGCCGGCACAGCGACGGCGCCACCTTCATCACGTCTTTGATGATCGGCCGCACCAACGTGGTCGGCGCGGACAGCTCGGTCTACAGCCCCGACGGCGAGGCGCTGATCACCACGATGCTCGCCGAGCCCGGCGAGATCCTGCTCAGCGACGACCGGCGCACGCTGCACGACGTCACGCCGGTGCGCCCGGGCGAGGCCGGGCAGCCGGCCCACCGCGACGTCCTGATCATGGCGTACACCGCGCTCTGA
- a CDS encoding SDR family NAD(P)-dependent oxidoreductase, protein MSELRSGAADPDFGDGFGNDFAGLAAIVTGGSGAIGLAAAELLKSRGARVAVLARRPGELPDGIVGIEADVTDDASVKTAVDAAAERFGRLDVVVSNVGISAYGDVATNSDQEWSQVLDVNVIGMVRIVRHALPHLRRSPAAAIVTTGSIVGWAGMAQRALYSTTKGAVHALTLAMAADYVREGIRVNCVSPGAVDTPWVNRQLSEAEDPEAARAEYLAFQPAGRLVTTAEVAGAIAYLASPLSGGTTGTVLAVDGGMYNLRLRPPTKERV, encoded by the coding sequence ATGTCAGAACTCAGATCCGGCGCGGCCGACCCGGACTTCGGCGACGGCTTCGGCAACGACTTCGCAGGTCTGGCGGCGATCGTCACCGGCGGTTCGGGGGCGATCGGGCTGGCCGCGGCCGAACTGCTGAAGAGCCGGGGCGCCCGCGTCGCCGTGCTGGCGCGCCGGCCCGGCGAGCTGCCGGACGGGATCGTCGGGATCGAGGCGGACGTCACCGACGACGCCTCGGTCAAGACCGCGGTGGACGCCGCGGCCGAGCGGTTCGGGCGGCTGGACGTCGTGGTGAGCAACGTCGGCATCTCCGCTTACGGAGACGTCGCCACGAACAGCGACCAGGAATGGTCGCAGGTCTTGGACGTCAACGTGATCGGGATGGTCCGGATCGTCCGGCACGCGCTGCCGCATCTGCGGCGCTCGCCGGCCGCGGCGATCGTCACCACCGGCTCGATCGTCGGATGGGCCGGCATGGCGCAGCGGGCGCTGTATTCGACCACGAAGGGCGCGGTGCACGCGCTGACGCTGGCGATGGCGGCGGACTACGTGCGCGAGGGCATCCGGGTCAACTGCGTCTCCCCCGGCGCGGTGGACACACCCTGGGTGAACCGGCAGCTGAGCGAGGCCGAGGACCCGGAGGCCGCGCGCGCCGAGTACCTCGCCTTCCAGCCGGCCGGGCGCCTGGTGACCACCGCCGAGGTCGCCGGGGCGATCGCCTACCTGGCCAGTCCGCTGTCCGGCGGCACGACCGGCACGGTGCTGGCCGTCGACGGCGGCATGTACAACCTGCGGCTGCGGCCGCCGACCAAGGAGCGAGTGTGA
- a CDS encoding SDR family NAD(P)-dependent oxidoreductase — protein sequence MNDFKGLTAIVTGGASGIGLATAKLLHSRGADVAVFDLKPDGLPEGIVGIEVDVTDDSRVAWAVEAVVERFGQLDVVVNNAGIPAIGDITGNSDAEWLGVLDVNVVGMVRVARHALPHLRRSPAAAIVNTCSIVAWAGMAQRVLYSASKGAVYALTLAMAADHVREGIRVNCVAPGTADTPWVDRQLNELPDPEAARAAMNAFQPAGRLVTADEVAGAIAYLASPLSGGTAGTVLAVDNGMHGLRLRPPAK from the coding sequence GTGAACGACTTCAAGGGATTGACCGCCATCGTCACCGGCGGCGCCTCGGGGATCGGCCTGGCCACGGCGAAGCTGCTGCACAGCCGCGGCGCCGACGTCGCGGTGTTCGACCTCAAGCCTGACGGGCTGCCCGAGGGCATCGTCGGGATCGAGGTCGACGTCACCGACGACAGCCGGGTGGCGTGGGCCGTGGAGGCCGTGGTCGAGCGGTTCGGGCAGCTGGATGTCGTGGTGAACAACGCCGGCATCCCGGCGATCGGCGACATCACCGGGAACTCCGACGCGGAGTGGCTCGGGGTGCTGGACGTCAACGTGGTCGGGATGGTGCGGGTCGCGCGGCACGCGCTGCCGCACCTGCGGCGCTCGCCGGCCGCGGCGATCGTCAACACGTGCTCGATCGTCGCCTGGGCCGGGATGGCGCAGCGCGTGCTGTACTCGGCGAGCAAGGGCGCGGTCTACGCGCTGACCCTGGCGATGGCTGCGGACCACGTCCGCGAGGGCATCCGGGTCAACTGCGTCGCGCCCGGGACGGCCGACACGCCCTGGGTGGACCGGCAGCTCAACGAGCTCCCTGATCCAGAGGCGGCGCGGGCGGCGATGAACGCCTTCCAGCCCGCGGGGCGTCTGGTGACCGCCGACGAGGTGGCCGGGGCGATCGCGTATCTGGCGAGCCCGCTGTCCGGCGGCACCGCCGGCACGGTGCTGGCCGTGGACAACGGTATGCACGGTCTGCGGCTGCGGCCGCCGGCGAAGTAG